A window of the Tripterygium wilfordii isolate XIE 37 chromosome 12, ASM1340144v1, whole genome shotgun sequence genome harbors these coding sequences:
- the LOC120010817 gene encoding outer envelope pore protein 21B, chloroplastic-like, producing METSLRYGGDYKALRIHAKQKLLIDSKTHLQLHGELDTRIGAPSYFCAMIRHFYPEASANLGVGVKYSKHEKLQYSVRGKMSFPVTSDDLLSFVIKGQCDVDKEFREKNYKGGAEFTWSLLNFQKDQDVRLKIGYEAFDKVPYMQIKENNWTLNGDMNGRWNLRYDL from the exons ATGGAAACTTCTCTGAGGTACGGAGGAGACTACAAAGCCCTGAGAATCCATGCTAAGCAGAAACTACTTATCGATTCCAAAACCCACCTCCAG CTTCATGGAGAGCTAGATACAAGAATTGGAGCCCCCAGTTATTTTTGTGCGATGATAAGACACTTTTATCCAGAG GCTTCAGCAAACCTTGGTGTAGGAGTGAAATATAGTaaacatgagaagctccaaTACAGTGTACGTGGAAAGATGTCATTTCCTGTGACTAGTGATGATTTGCTAAGCTTTGTCATCAAAGGGCAGTGTGATGTCGATAAAGAATTCAGAGAG AAAAATTATAAAGGAGGTGCTGAGTTTACTTGGAGCCTACTTAATTTTCAGAAAGACCAAGATGTGAGGCTTAAAATTGGCTATGAAGCATTTGACAAG GTTCCGTATATGCAGATAAAGGAGAATAATTGGACACTCAATGGTGACATGAATGGTAGATGGAATTTAAGATACGATCTATAG